From Atribacteraceae bacterium, the proteins below share one genomic window:
- the purE gene encoding 5-(carboxyamino)imidazole ribonucleotide mutase has protein sequence MQRSLVGIIMGSDSDLPIMKEAAEVLAEFHVSCECRIVSAHRTPDAMFLYAREAESRGIQVIIAGAGGAAHLPGMVASLTLLPVIGVPVRGKNMEGLDSLFSIVQMPAGVPVATVAINGARNAGILAIEIIALQDSELRERLRLFKIRLRESVEDKAAKLDELGFWKFLDHGPNE, from the coding sequence ATGCAGCGAAGTCTTGTTGGAATCATCATGGGAAGCGATTCCGACCTGCCGATTATGAAAGAAGCGGCGGAAGTACTAGCTGAATTTCATGTATCCTGTGAATGCCGGATTGTTTCCGCACACCGAACCCCGGATGCTATGTTTCTCTACGCCCGCGAAGCGGAGAGTCGCGGAATTCAGGTGATTATCGCGGGGGCAGGCGGTGCGGCCCATCTTCCGGGTATGGTCGCCTCACTCACCCTTTTGCCGGTTATTGGTGTTCCGGTCCGGGGCAAGAACATGGAAGGTCTCGATTCGCTTTTTTCCATCGTTCAGATGCCTGCCGGCGTACCGGTTGCCACAGTCGCCATCAACGGAGCTCGTAATGCCGGAATATTAGCAATAGAAATCATAGCTTTGCAGGACTCCGAACTTCGGGAGAGATTGCGTTTGTTCAAAATTAGATTACGGGAAAGCGTGGAAGACAAAGCGGCAAAGCTTGACGAGCTGGGGTTCTGGAAATTTCTGGACCATGGCCCTAATGAGTGA